A genomic region of Pseudoalteromonas piscicida contains the following coding sequences:
- the galU gene encoding UTP--glucose-1-phosphate uridylyltransferase GalU — protein sequence MKAVIPVAGLGTRMLPATKAIPKEMLPIVDKPLIQYVVDEAAAAGVKEIVLVTHSSKNSIENHFDKSFELEATLEKRVKRQLLEEVQSICPKGVTLIHVRQGEARGLGHAINCAAPVIGDEPFVVMLPDVLVDDAACDLTKDNLADMIARFKTSGNSQVMVEAVAPELVSQFGIVDLGGAALAQGESGAMQSIVEKPELQSAPSNLAVVGRYVLNKSIWPLLAKTPLGAGGEIQLTDAIAMLMEQEQVDAYSLRGKSHDCGSKIGYLKAIVEHAMRRDEYSTELASLIDSIAKR from the coding sequence ATGAAAGCCGTTATTCCAGTGGCGGGTCTTGGCACTCGCATGTTACCCGCGACGAAGGCCATTCCCAAAGAAATGCTGCCAATTGTCGATAAACCTTTGATCCAGTATGTAGTAGATGAAGCAGCTGCGGCTGGCGTCAAAGAAATTGTACTGGTAACTCATTCAAGTAAAAACTCAATTGAAAATCACTTCGATAAGAGCTTTGAGCTGGAAGCGACACTGGAAAAGCGGGTTAAGCGTCAACTGCTAGAAGAAGTACAATCTATATGCCCCAAAGGTGTTACGCTGATCCATGTGCGTCAAGGTGAGGCTCGTGGCCTTGGTCATGCCATCAACTGCGCTGCACCTGTGATTGGCGATGAGCCCTTTGTTGTTATGCTGCCCGATGTATTGGTTGATGACGCTGCATGCGATCTAACAAAAGATAATCTTGCTGATATGATCGCGCGTTTTAAAACGTCAGGTAATAGCCAAGTGATGGTAGAAGCGGTAGCGCCTGAACTCGTCTCTCAGTTTGGTATTGTGGACTTGGGAGGAGCAGCACTCGCGCAAGGAGAGTCAGGCGCCATGCAGTCTATTGTCGAAAAGCCTGAACTGCAAAGTGCACCTTCAAACTTAGCCGTTGTTGGTCGTTACGTACTTAACAAATCTATTTGGCCACTTTTGGCAAAAACACCGCTAGGCGCTGGTGGCGAAATTCAACTGACTGATGCTATTGCTATGTTGATGGAGCAAGAGCAAGTCGATGCATACTCGTTACGAGGAAAGAGTCATGATTGCGGGAGTAAAATCGGCTATTTAAAAGCGATAGTTGAGCATGCGATGAGAAGAGACGAGTATTCAACTGAGCTTGCTTCTCTTATCGATTCAATTGCTAAAAGGTAA